The window CAACCTCCACTACCTCCCAAAACATTTCCAATTACTCCGGTCACGTGGCCTCCGCCATCTCCCCCGATTCCGATCACGTGACCTCCGCAACACCACCAGATCCATCAATCTTCGATTCTtaggagaaagagaaagatcaagttttgtcttgataattttgttatggcAACGAGGAATCGGACGTTGATATTTAGGAAGTACAGAGATGCATTAAAGAGCGTTAGGGTTCCGTCGAGCTTATCGCCCTCGACGAGCTCCAGCGGAGGTGGTGGTGGCGGTCCGGTGATCGAATTGGCTAGCACCTCGCTTCTAAATCCTAATCGGAAATATACTCCTCTTAGTACTGAAGATCCCGGTAATTCAAGGTACAAAATACACATACACTTTCGTACGTATATTATAGAGATCTGcttggtatttttattgttaattaattatttagtttgGATTTAagtaaattttggattttttattttttattttttatttttgagtgtTGAATTTTGAGAggggtttaattaattaattatattttattgacttTAGTAATGTGAGATGCATAATTGAGAGTTCTATCTAAAAGGAAGTgagaaataagatatttttgtaatgtgatTTTGTGGAGATTTGTAGTGTGCTTTATTGTTAGATTGAAAGTGGAAAATGCgtgtaaaattgaaaattgttggtgggtttttagtttttgaagtgAATGTGAGTGGATTTGGAGGGTTATGATAGTTCAAAGTGGTGTAGATGGAGTTAATTATGGGGTGTAGGATCATGGGAGGGTTTCGAAAAGCATTGCGATTGAGAATTGTAAAAGTTTACTGCTGTGTATGTGGTTTGGGATTTGTTGGTAGCTGCAGGTGAAGAATGAATGGTGGGTTACCTATAGTTAGATTGAAATGGATGGAGGAAATGTGTTTGATGATGAAAGAATGAGATATTTTTCTTGAAGGTAGTGCAAGAGTGTTGTAGAAGAAAGATATAATTTGAGACCTGGGAATAATGAATGATCAGGCATGTAggtttatgattttatatgcAGGCATGTGTGAATCCCCATGGTTTTGTTGgtatttcttataaaaagatttatCAAAGTTGCAAGGAGCGGTGAGATGGTAGCCTTTGGGAGGTGATGTATGTCGGCATGGGGAGGGCTGTACTTCAAGCCACGATATTCGAAAGATTCTGTTAGATATGAGTATATGTATCAAGTACTGCATGGGTTTCTCTTCTAAATTCTGGACTCTCATAGCTTTTTGACTAATGTACTATTGCTGTCTTAATGGGTGAGTATTTTCTGTAAAATTTTATGCTAGCCTGGTAGGATTGTTAAAAATTGCTGTCTTGATGCAGTAAAGGTGCACTTACAGTAGGTTTGCCACCAGCTTGGGTGGATGTATCTGAAGAAATATCGTCAAATGTGCAACGTGCACGTATGAAAATGGTTGAGCTAGCAAAGGCTCATGCCAAAGCATTGATGCCTTCATTTGGTGATGGTAAAGAAGATCAACGCATGATTGAGGGTCTAACCCAAGAGATAACTGGTCTTATAAGGAAATCAGAGAAGAAACTGCGAAGACTTGCTGCAGCTGGGCCTTCTGAGGATTCAAACATTAGAAAAAATGTGCAGGTAAGCCTTAATTTTTTGCTAGAACTAACTACATGTGATCACACATGTAAATGATGGCTTGAAACAAAACACGTGAAGTTCGTAATGATTTATCTCTGcttccatatgatttttttcgtAGATGATGTGGCCTAAgcccaagaaaaaataaattatgaatgaaaaatttGGGGGAAAGCAGTCCAATAATATGCTGATAAAGTAAAGGTGAAATTCTACCTTATTAAATGTTTTGATGGTTATGGGCTTTTGTTGTTCGTCTTCTTCCCCTGTTGTTTATCCTATCTAGAAATTATAATATCTTCTTGTGTGTTTCTTCTGGGCCGTGAGCGTATAATTGTTGGGTGAAATGATTGCTCTTTCCAATATACTGGTTGGCTGTGAACTTCGCCATTCCATTGTTTTGTTCTGTGGCATTTTATATGCAGTTAAACACACTTGAGAACTTGTGCATTCTGTACATGgcaggttgtttttttttaattgtgcttATGTTagcatatttttatttgcagCGTTCCCTTGCTACTGACCTTCAGAACCTTTCAATGGAACTTCGCAGGAAACAGTCAACATACTTGCAGCGCCTCAGGCAACAAAAAGAGGTCTGAGAAGTATATCTTTTCTTATAGAACTACTGAATAAGTGAGTAATTTATCAACATTCTCCTATAATCATTTTGTTTTGGTATGCAGGGTCAGGACGGGGTTGATTTAGAAATGAACCTAAATGGCGGTAGATCTATTATAGATGATGACAATTTGGATGACATGGTACTTAACCTTCTCTGCCTTGGGCTTATTGTTGGATATGACGTGTCTTGAATTTTTTGGTCCTGCTTAATAAGTTGATATGGGCATGCATTGATGTCAATTATATATAGGTGATATTCAGGTGCACAAAGATCCAAGAAATTAAATAGGTTGTGCTTTGCACTTGTTTAATATAGTAAACTCTTGTCCTTGTCTTCACTTGTGAACATAGGCTTAAGGCTGAAACACA is drawn from Populus nigra chromosome 5, ddPopNigr1.1, whole genome shotgun sequence and contains these coding sequences:
- the LOC133693661 gene encoding syntaxin-43-like; its protein translation is MATRNRTLIFRKYRDALKSVRVPSSLSPSTSSSGGGGGGPVIELASTSLLNPNRKYTPLSTEDPGNSSKGALTVGLPPAWVDVSEEISSNVQRARMKMVELAKAHAKALMPSFGDGKEDQRMIEGLTQEITGLIRKSEKKLRRLAAAGPSEDSNIRKNVQRSLATDLQNLSMELRRKQSTYLQRLRQQKEGQDGVDLEMNLNGGRSIIDDDNLDDMVFNEHQMAKLKRSEAFTVEREREIQQAIESVNELAQIMKDLSVLVIDQGTIVDRIDYNIQNVATSVEEGLKQLQKAERTQKRGGMVMCATVLVIMCFIMLVLLVLKTIVF